AAATGCCCCTGGCGGAAGAGCTCCAGGATAGGCTTACAGGTCTGCAACAGGAAGAAACCGCCCTTACCCAACAGCGGGAGGACCTGTTACGGGAACTGGTTACGCTGGAAGAAGATGGTCGGCGGTATGAAGAAGCGAAAGGGCGGTACGAAAGCCTTCGGGAGGAATATGGTCGCCTTCGTACCCTGGCGGATGACCTTTCGGGGAATAACCCTAAACGGATTGCCTTTGATGCGTGGCTGCTCCAGCTGTACCTTGCGGAGGTTGCCAGCTATGCCAACGGGCGGCTCCGCAAAATGAGCGAGGGGCGTTATTCCCTTCTTCTGCAGGGGGAACGAAGCGGCGGAAGGGGCCGGGCGGGACTGGACCTGGAAGTGTTTGATGCCTACACCGGCAAGGCCCGTCCCTGTCATACCCTTTCAGGGGGGGAGAGCTTTATGGCTTCCATCAGTCTTGCCCTGGGGCTTGCCGACTCTATCCAGAATCGTTCGGGGGCTATTCGATTGGATGCCATTTTTATTGACGAAGGTTTTGGGAGCCTTGACGAAGCCTCCCTGGAGCTTGCCCTGGCCATCCTGGATGAGATTAGGGAGCACCGCATGGTGGGCCTTATTTCCCACGTCCCCGAAATGAAAAACCGCATCCCCAGCCGAATCGAGGTAGTAAAAAGCATTTCCGGCTCTTCTCTGCGGATAGTGTCCTGACTTCCTGACCCCTTCGTCAGAATGACCGCAGCCGTTCCAGGGAAGGGACCCGCTCCGCTGGGGCCGACAGCGTCCCCTCCGGAGGCGCTCGCTTCCCCATGACCCTTGCTCCGTCGGCGCGACCGACGCCTGTGGAGCAAGGGAACCCACACCATTGTGCCCGCCGGGGGTCGCGGGACTCCGGGAACTGCTTCGCCGTTCCAGGGAAGGGACCCGCTCCGCTGGGGCCGACAGCGTCCCCTTCGGAGATGTGCCCGCTTCCCCAGGACACCGGCACCCTCGGTGCACCTGCGCCAGTACCGGGTCTTTCCCTTGCCGTGATGGAGGGCGAGGGGTATACTGGTGCTATGAGGTCCGCCCTTTTTACTGACTTTTATGAACTCACCATGGCCCAGGGCTATTGGAAAGAGGGGATGAACCGCCCGGCGGTTTTTGATATGTTTTTCCGTCGCCACCCCTTCCAGGGGGGCTTTTCGGTCTTTGCGGGGTTAGAACCCTTTCTTTCGGCTCTGGCGGAACTTCGTTTTAGCCAGGAAGACCTGGCCTATCTTGAATCCCTTGGCCTGTTTGAAGCTTCTTTTCTTCAGTACCTGGAAAATTTTCGCTTTACCGGGTCGGTGTGGGCCATGGACGAAGGCTCCATCGTTTTCCCTAACGAACCCCTCATCCGTATCGAAGCTCCTCTTATCGAAGCCCAAATCATTGAGGGACTCCTCCTCAATACCATCAATTTTCAGAGCCTTATCGCCACTAAAACGGCCCGGGTGTGGCTCGCTGCCCGGGGAGGGGCTATCTTAGAATTCGGGCTTCGCCGTGCCCAGGGGGCCGATGGGGCCCTTTCGGCAAGCCGGGCCGCCTTTATCGGAGGTGCCCGGGCCACTTCCAATGTGCTCGCGGGCAAAAAGTATGGCATCCCCGTCATGGGGACCATGGCCCATTCCTGGGTCATGTCCTTTCTGGATGAGGAGGCCGCCTTTCGGGCCTATGCCTCCCTTTATCCGGAGAGAACCGTTTTTCTCATCGATACCTATGATACCTTGAAAAGCGGCCTTCCCCACGCGATTCGGGTAGGAAGGGACCTGGCCGCGCAGGGAAAGAAGTTTGGGGTTCGCCTTGATTCGGGGGATATCCACTACCTTTCCCGGGAGGTGCGTCGAGAGCTTGATGCGGCGGGACTTTCGAATGCCACCATCACCGTTTCTAACGAACTGGATGAGTATATCATCGAAACCCTTACCCG
The window above is part of the Treponema sp. J25 genome. Proteins encoded here:
- a CDS encoding nicotinate phosphoribosyltransferase; amino-acid sequence: MRSALFTDFYELTMAQGYWKEGMNRPAVFDMFFRRHPFQGGFSVFAGLEPFLSALAELRFSQEDLAYLESLGLFEASFLQYLENFRFTGSVWAMDEGSIVFPNEPLIRIEAPLIEAQIIEGLLLNTINFQSLIATKTARVWLAARGGAILEFGLRRAQGADGALSASRAAFIGGARATSNVLAGKKYGIPVMGTMAHSWVMSFLDEEAAFRAYASLYPERTVFLIDTYDTLKSGLPHAIRVGRDLAAQGKKFGVRLDSGDIHYLSREVRRELDAAGLSNATITVSNELDEYIIETLTRAGAPIDSWGVGTNLVTGGNEAAFTGVYKLVARQNADGTFEPVMKFSDNPEKTTTPGIKQLWRLYDGEGQAVADVMTLDQRWQGRDPETLEAGKDYAFYHPAGDYRHFHYHNEGAAKPLLHLKMKEGTLLEAPPSLQELQRRVQGGLEQFDESYKRLLNPHIYKVSITPLLRELKLSLIKSYLGEDV